The Malus domestica chromosome 08, GDT2T_hap1 genomic interval GCAaacagaaagagaagaaaatcgGAGGGTTTGAAGGTCGGGGAAACATGCAGTTTGAATTGGGGTGGGAGGTGGAGGGGGGGAGGTGAGTGATGGGAGAGAGATCCGCGGGATCCGGATGAAAGCGGATCCGAAGAACATCTGTTCCCTTCTTTTCTatccaacaggatcctcttcggatctttTTGATGAGGATTTTGAGAATCTAtaaatcgtgttcgttcattgtacatcgtttattcaatttttgtcaagtaatgtatttaattttaaataaaaatatttaaaataattttttatcacaCGATATATAAAACAGATAAGATTGACGGATCTTCAAATCCTTACTATCCTTACTAAGAGAATACAGAAATGCACCATGACCTCCATTTCGTGGCTCGAGAAAGGGCATAATCCGTTCAGTGCTTGGATGATCTCTCTCGCGTAGATTGTCTGAGCACGTTATTCGGACAACACCTTTCACACCATAGGACACTTTATACTTTAAGTACCACCCAACCGCCCGACCTCGCATTGATCTTGTCGTGTGAATATTGCCTTTAATAAGATATTCTTACCAAAGTTTATCTCGTGTCTCATACATGGGAGAATCTTGGGTGCCTACAAGATATTCCGTCTCAACTTTGATTGTATGCAAGATTCTCTCATGCTTCGCACCAAATTTGTAATGGTCTAATTAGTTTATGCATTGAGCTTGTAGTAGTCTATTTAGTTTAAGAATCTTTAATATCAAGTCGTTATCATCACTGAAAACAGTTCCCCAAAGTAGGAGGCATATTCCATGCCTAACACTTACCTTTGAAACAGTTTATGTCCCAATGACTTCACTGAAAACGTCACAATATACAAATAGTAAGTAGAGACCTACCGTAAACATCACGAAACAGGCTCCAGCAAGCCGCATCTTCCGGCATTCCTGTGTCGTCGTCGTAAACTTGCGGTGGCTTCACTGTCCATAAGCCCTTCCCTGTCATCAACCAAATGATGCAACAATTCCATTGAATGGGTTTTCCATTTTAAAACTACAACCAAGAAGCGATTCTAAATCAGCGGATGCCAAGTCAAGATTTAATGCCCGAAGTCTAGGGTATAATCAGCGTAATGCATGGACTCTGGAGCTGCTTGTGCACATTACTCGTTTCTGTAACATCCATGCACCGAGACAACTCAGACAGATTTCGTATCAGCCATTTTTTGTCACCGTGGGATTCGAATTCTATGTTCATTGCCGTCATCTGGTAGACTGAATGGAAAATGTGCAAAATGGATCTTCAATGCAGGGGACTCGGGTTTCTTGTTATCAAACTTGTAACCTGCACGCATCCATGTTGCAGACGTTGATAAGCGATGAGTTTACTCAAATTACTAGATTCAATGAAGCTTTATCAATTAACTATTTATGTCAAATGGGATTCTAAACCGTAAAAAGTTATTTTTCcccgaagaaaaaaaattggttaGAGTATTACACCGATTGCCATATGGTATATTTGATAACTGGAACATGGATTTCACATATATGGCAGACATGGATAGATCAGAGTTAATTGCTCATATAATACCTTGAAGAGCTTCCATAGCAGTCAGAGCACACTTCGGATCAGCAAACTCCACAAAGCACAGAACCATAGCCTTATCGCCACTCTGCAGTTCATGTAAAGGTCTAGTAAACATAGAGACGAgctcaaacaaaagaaaagtacGAGGACGTTAATAGAAATAGAAACCAATAACTATGTGCCCCTCAAGGAAAAAAATGGTTGCTAGATCACAAGCCTGTCTGCTATGCTAAACTAAAGGGTAAAACACCAATTACAGTATAAGTTACCGCATAATCTTAGCGAAACTATAATGAAGTCTGTGAAGATTAAGAAGTAGGAAGATAAGAAGACTTACACGTCTAGGCTCCTTGTGAACGACTCTGATATCTTTAAAGCCAACAAATGGACGAAATATATCTTCGTTGCAAGTCAAGGTTTTTAAATGACAGAACAAAGCAATAGAATAAGCATATTTCAGCCACAATCATATCCATTTCCATAAGCTCTGAATCCAGGGTTAGGAACTTAGGAGTAAAAGGATACGGCTTACTTCTCTTCGGGTACAGTCAGTGGGAAGTCCATCGACAAACAAAACGTTTGATTCCCCTTTCACAGGAAGACCATCGGCATTTCTTGAAGAGCCAGTTGGCCCTTCTAAACTTATGTCAGCAGGAACATTTGGACTAATGCTTACCACAGCAACATCCTGTCTCTGGCTTATCAAACTCGGAACTTCTAAAAGAGATGAATAACCGTTTGTGCTGGCTCCTGCTGTTACACCAAGAACTGGCTCATGACGAAACCGAAGACCTCCGGCATCATCTACAGCATATACCCCAGTACCAGTAGTCATTGATCTTATCTGCAAGCAGATCAAATACCACAATCCCTTCACAATAATTCATATACATTAACAAAATGAACATTATCATATACTTGGGGCTTGTCTGGGACTGTTTCCGGAAGGGCTAAAATCGCTTTCTGACAACCAAAACCGCTTCTGAATGCCTTTGGCAGATTAAACTTAAAATCATTTATGGGTCATTAAGCACTTCTACTGAAAGTTCATTTCCAATAAGCACTTGGATTTTGATAAAATTTCGACCTGTTTCCAATAAAAGCACTTATAGGCTTCTAGCAAAAGTGCTTATGAGCACAAGTGATACCTACCGAAGCAGTCACAAACAGGCCCTTATAGTAACTAAGTTAGTGTCGAACAAATTCTTAGTTCTTACATCTCCCTGCAGAAAATCGGAAGCATAACTCCGCTGCGTATCGGTAGAGGGAATCGTAGGATTGAATAGCAATGGGGGTGTTTCCGACGACAAGTAGCCAGGAAAGCTTGGCCTTGCAACACTGTCTGTCACAATACAATATAATCCACCCATCAATCATTCATCAATTTCTCTAATCTTGTATTAAACAGCAAAACAATCTAATTAAGTAAGACACAAACTTTCCAATCAAACCATGCATTAGAAAGCATTGAATTGATGAAGTAATGAATAGCTTGTTTGGATGCTGAGAAAATGCGAGAAAGTGCGCAGGAAAATTGAGAATTTGGGGGTTGTGGAATTAGGTTTAGGTCAAAACAGAGAACCTCTTTCGGGCGAGGTGAAGTATATACGGTAGGGATCGCCCATGTCTTCTTCCACCGCCTGTTTCAGCTGATGAGATCCACAACCTCCGGTTCTTCAGCAGTGAAAGCACCCTTTGGGTTTGGTTTGTTGTACTACTCGCAGACTTGCAGTACCGAATTGGCGCATTCAAGGTCGAAACGCCGTAGTTTTGGATTTGGATCGAATAACTTAGGGATTTGACTATATAATATTGTGGCAATATGTTGGAAAAAGTGTGTGAACCTGTtagaccctagaaattacaaagcctacgtggtgcgcaggccgaatatattctaagctaactacgtccttcggtgattgcggggcgtgccaactcgtcggccgaggctcggccgaggagtaaatttgatgatgctgcgttgggtcgcgctactgacttctgcgtcttgcgattgcggccgagaaaggaacgcgtctcggcctcttgggttctcgagcctgaagacaaggctgctatttcttacaaagttcacgaaccgaattcggcttacaatgtgccgaatgtaataactgtaacacctcacctcgccgagaaggctaatgagatgacctcgaccaacaaggattcgaaaacccttctcgaccgagacttggataggcaatcgaccgttctcgccgtagtgctgttgatgccaacggaagatactgcgagaccgaccgactctacggtgacagagctatctatgccgacttaagatatcaccggttgcttccacagtgctgttgatgccaacggaagatgtgtcagcgaaaaaggaaaagaaaaagatctcaagttgtgagagtttgcgcagggcaattttgtattgatttttgtgtGTGGCTTTCAACGTTGCACAtcgccttgtatttatagggcctTGCGTACCCAAGTCGCGAAAACCAATTTCAATTGCACTGTGACTTTGAGTCCTTATTTGTTGCTAATCTTACGTCTTATCAAAACTTGCTATCATCTTGCAACCTGATGCCAAGGATATTCCACCATCAGAACCTTTATCCACGCATGCATAGTAACCTTCCGCCGAAGACCACTtatcaaataataattaaatgatgaaATATAATCACCATTTACCAAGACAAGGCCACGTGTAGAATCATCTTTCAAGCACATCACCATTTTGACTTTACCTTTATCCCATTGTTCCACGTGGTCCATTGTCCAAGACTTTCAGATCCATGTGACAACATCCATCAAGCAACCTAACCTACTTTGGTTTTCTATTCACCATTATCAACAACTAAATGTTAGCTGTTGAAAGTCCATCACCACTTTCAACTAGGTGGGCAAATTGCGATGGTCTCTTCAGACTCTAGACCATGAATAATCAGGTTGTGTGCAGGCCCTTGAAAATCGCATCTAAAGCCGTCACTTCAAAGACTCTCAAAAGAGACCATGTCCATTTCCAACTATACTTCCATTCTCATCCGTGCAAAACATGagaatttaatatattattaaGGGCTATTATCATgaccaaaaaatcacaatattattCCTTAAAAATTATCCCGACTAGGTCATCTTACAGTTAAAACTTCACTCACTTAACGGCATCGATTGTTCGGGCCGATTATGtaattttgggcctaaacagaACCTATAAAGATTGAGTAATGTTAaatagattaaatttgtagaaaaaATTTTGGAAATCAAGAGagatggaagttgatgattgatttattacttgaATGTTGATAAACATACTTATTCCTGACacagtttgcaaatttagtctctgtTGTATTATCCATAAAAATTACGCTTTTACAGTGAAAAATTCAAATGTAATAGTAATATATTGAACTCATAATATTAAACTCATGCGTTCAATATATTGAACTCATAATATTAAACTCATGCGTTCAATATATTAAACTATTGAGTgatatttataattaaatttctATAAAAAAGTATGACTCTAACTTTCACCAATGTAGCCATTTAGTACTATAGTATTACGTTCAAATCTCGTGGATGgtgaattcaataccaaattaggttgtcaATTGTGTGGTTTAACCGAACTTCTCATCTCCATAGTGTAAAACATatcttgtacaaaaaaaaaaaattcaccaatGTAATATAGTGTTATAGGCTCAATTTACCATAGAAGAtcttatctctactaattaatgaaacccTCTTGGCAACCAAAAGatggtgaaaaaaaaacttaatcttctatcacacaaaaaaaatgataggTAATAACGTAATTTCACAGgttcaaattttactgttttttattgaagtctcACATACGGATGATATTAAACTAcctctaatattaaaaaaaacaaaaaaaacaaaaaaaccaaaaacaaaaacctccatTCCCCCCTCCcccaacattctctctctttctcttcctctctccttctcattttctaaaaatatatataaacaaatgctagtatatatttaatataattatcaTTTCGACGGTGAATTTTAACATTAGACTCTGTATTCATGGAAATTAGGATTTacatgtttctaaattattaccATGAAATAAGTTTGAGTTTCACTTCCATATTCCGTAGCGTTAGGTTAAACTTGGTGGTTCACAGAAAATGATAGGAGGTAGCCTGTAAAAATTAGGTCCCACAACCTCTCCACTTGTCAGAAAAAATAGGAAAAAGTCTTGGTCTGTCGAAAAAATAGGAAAATGTTGTAAATgatgggtatgtttgcccacatgtgtatagtaatgtgtatagtaaagtatcacatgtgtactatatactcataagctaaatagtaatgttttgtaattttccattgaagtagctctataaatagagcaattcaattgtgcaaagaagagtgaatgagaagaagaaagaaaagagaaatatatctaatagcaataatatacattacttcctctgcaacagcttgtgtcggtatattactctgcaactgcttcgttccttcaccgagtaaaggttatctctctataaattttgcctatttataacacgttatcagcacgactctctaatctttttctcatttcctttcactgaaagaaaaaaaaaagaaaatgtttcctctaaggttttttctgttcttcttcttcctctccctcaATTGCTGGGTATACCCTCGCGAAGAACTGTTTGCACCATGTTTACTTCTAGTTCTCCAACTAACTGTcacttatatctttgatttcttgtttggtgtagataTTGACTACTAACCCACTGATTATTTATGCAATCCAAGATTGTGCGGTTCtatcgcctatcttggactgcagatctaattttactgcaaattttaagtggagcggtataatcgcccgctctatcctgcatatttaaattttcccgttatttaattttatcgcaattttaggtggtgtgaaataatcacccaccctgctttacatctttaattttatcgcaattctaggtggtgtgaaataatcacccactctgctttacatatttaattttatcgcaattttaggtggtgcggtataatcgtccaccctgctttgcatatttaattttattgcaattttaggtggtgcggtataatcgtccaccctgctttgcatatttaaattttattgcaattttaggtggtgcggtataatcgtccaccctgctttgcatatttaaattttatcgcaattttaggtggtgcggtataatcgtccaccttgctctacatatttaaattttcctgctgTTTAAAGTAGTGCGGGATAATCACCCATCCTATACTTATTtcgatgagaatggtgcggtacaattgcccttctcattaattgtgtaaatctcgagcctgaagtttcgagtacttatcattttggcctgaagatcaaaaaaaatttgtaagaaccagaagttctaacaatatattTCTCCAGTACACATATtactgcaagttcttacacacctcatttttctttcagaaaagaaaatggcaaacttggcaaagcttgattttgctgccctggacattactggaaagaattaccttacatgggtactggataccaagatccatctggaagcagcaaatcttggagataccatcaaGGAAGAAAGCAGttcatcctctcaagatcgagcaaaggccatgatttttattcgtcgccatcttgatgaggcactaaagagcgagtacttaacggttgaagatccgttagccCTTTGGAATGCCTTGAGaagcagatacaatcaccagacaacggtgattcttccaaaagctcgctatgactggactcacctaaggatccaggatttcaaatcagtggctgagtacaattcggcgttgttcagaattacctctcagatgaaaCTCTGTGGGGATACTATCACTGAGGAGATGTtattggaaaagactttcagcacattccaCGCCTCTAACATGGTACTGCAACAACAGTATAGAGCGCgaggcttcactgaatacaaccagctgatatctgtgctcTTGGTGgctgaacagaacaatgagcttctcatgaaaaaccataattcccgacctactggatcagcaccgttcccagaagtgaatgttgCGTCCCTTGAAAGAAATACCATATCCTCCCgtggcaataattacaaacgaggaCGTAGTCACAAGCAAGGTCGGTGGAAAGGAAAaagcaagaaccatggtgtccagtttcacaaccaggttccaaggtATAATCCAGGCCCGAGCTTTAAAAATACCAATCGCCAGAAAGGAAAAGCTCATGTGAACACTCCTAGAAATCATGAAGGAggttgccataggtgtggtggcaacggacattgggcgcgtacttgtcgcaccccaaagcatctggtggaactatatcaagcctccttcaaggagaagggtgtcgagatcaatttccttgaccaggctaaaccaatggaAACCCCTGATCCAGTGACCAATTTATCAGGACAGTTAAACACAACCCACCTGGATGCTACAGACTTTATTaatgaaagagggaatgaagtttatgggtccgattgaattatttatgtttaatgtactcATGTTATTTGTACCTGTGGTTTAATGCtcgcattttcaattcaataaaagtagtattccagtatgaataaattgctttttctttactcagagatcatggataaaaattatggttattctcaaaacaagatcaatggcggagacttttgtcttgcagatagcgcaaccacgcattcaatacttcgagaccgaaagtatttctcgaatttggtacttgcaaaagtaaaggtaacaacaatatcaggaccatcagatgtaattgaaggctcaggaaaagcccagattatgttaccaaatggaacaatattgtctataaagaatgcattatatgctactcggtccattcgaaatttgttgagttttaaagacatacgtttaaatggataccaccttgaaacgaaaagtgtagaaaatgtggaatatttatgcattacctccaacgatacccagaagcgtatattggagaagttgcatggtttatcgagtggattgtattgtacatacataaagacagttgaggcatatactgtcatgaaccagaagttcattgattcaaaggtttacatgctttggcatgaccgtctaggtcatccaggatccaccatgatgcgtagaatcattaccaactctaatggacatccattactgAGCAGACACATTAATGTCCCGAATGATAatccttgcaaggcttgttcccaagggaagttggtaattagaccatcacaactaaaggttgatgatgaatccccatcatttttgcaaagaattcaaggggatatttgtggacctattcaaccaccttgtggaccatttcgatattttatggttttggttgatgcatctacccgatggtcacatgtttgcctattgtctactcgaaatgtagcttttgcgagacttcttgctcagataattaagttgcgagcacagttcccagatcatcccattaagtccattcgatttgataacgctggtgaatttacgtctcaaacctttgatgattactgtatGGCACTGGGCATTAatgttgaacaccctgttcctcatgtccatactcaaaatggtttagcagaggcatttatcaagcggcttcaattaatagcccgcactttgctcatgaaaacgaaattgccagtttctacatggggacatgccatattacatgctgcatcattggttagattgagacccatagccaaccaccaatactcatcaatacaactcgtgtttggacatcagccaaatatttcacatttacgagtttttggttgtgctgcttatgtgcctattgcaccaccacaacgaactaaaatgggacctcagcgcagattgggaatttatgtgggttttgattcaccatctatcattagatatttggaacctttgactggtgatgtgtttacagctcgttttgctgattgtcattttgatgagacaattttcccgtcgttagggggagaaaagaccgttccagaagaacgacaagagctaacatgggttattcccaccttatctcattttgatccaagaagcactcaatgtgaaaacgAAGTGAAAAgaatcgttcatcttcaaggtattgctaatcaaatgccagatgcatttaatgatgcttcgaaAGTGACACAGTCATATATACCGGCTGCAAACgcacctgcaagaattgatgtccctgttggacaaaataaagtggcagcgaatgattcatccagtgcacgcctgaagcgtggtagacccccaggttcaaaagattcagctcctcgaaagagaaagataagGGCCCAATTGAACCCAAATGAtatcattcaagaaaaggaattgaatgataaatccacaattcGTGACTctgtacttccagaaaaagaaaatgtccttgatgagacacatgtccctgaagagacagaagtacatgaaagcaaagaaatatccataaattatgcatgtactaatgaattgtgggatcgaaatgaaataatcatcgatgacatgtttgcatttgcaatagccactgaaatcatattaagtgatgatattgagccccgctctgttgatgaatgcaaacagagacaagattggcctaagtggaaagatgcaatccaggcagaattaaaaTCCTTGGAAAgacgaagtgtttttggaccagtagtccaaaccctgcctggtgtgaaccccgtaggttataaatgggtattcacaaggaaacgcaacgagaaaaacgagattgcaagatataaagcacgactcgttgcacaaggtttttcacaaagacctggagttgattatgaagagacatactctcctgtaatggatgCAATTACGtttcgttacttaataagtttggtgatttcagaaaaacttgacatgcgacttatggatgtcatcaccgcgtatctatatggagaattagatactgacatatatatgaaagtcccagaaggacttaagttgcctgaagcaactaacaaaccacggggtatgttctcaatcaaattaaggcgatcactatatgggctgaaacaatctgggcgaatgtggtataatcgtctcagtgagtatttgattaaagaagg includes:
- the LOC103455292 gene encoding RNA-binding protein 1-like codes for the protein MGDPYRIYFTSPERDSVARPSFPGYLSSETPPLLFNPTIPSTDTQRSYASDFLQGDIRSMTTGTGVYAVDDAGGLRFRHEPVLGVTAGASTNGYSSLLEVPSLISQRQDVAVVSISPNVPADISLEGPTGSSRNADGLPVKGESNVLFVDGLPTDCTRREVSHIFRPFVGFKDIRVVHKEPRRSGDKAMVLCFVEFADPKCALTAMEALQGYKFDNKKPESPALKIHFAHFPFSLPDDGNEHRIRIPR
- the LOC139198465 gene encoding uncharacterized protein isoform X1 produces the protein MRRRKKREIYLIAIIYITSSATACVGILLCNCFVPSPSKEKKMANLAKLDFAALDITGKNYLTWVLDTKIHLEAANLGDTIKEESSSSSQDRAKAMIFIRRHLDEALKSEYLTVEDPLALWNALRSRYNHQTTVILPKARYDWTHLRIQDFKSVAEYNSALFRITSQMKLCGDTITEEMLLEKTFSTFHASNMVLQQQYRARGFTEYNQLISVLLVAEQNNELLMKNHNSRPTGSAPFPEVNVASLERNTISSRGNNYKRGRSHKQGRWKGKSKNHGVQFHNQVPRYNPGPSFKNTNRQKGKAHVNTPRNHEGGCHRCGGNGHWARTCRTPKHLVELYQASFKEKGVEINFLDQAKPMETPDPVTNLSGQLNTTHLDATDFINERGNEVYGSD
- the LOC139198465 gene encoding uncharacterized protein isoform X2, yielding MANLAKLDFAALDITGKNYLTWVLDTKIHLEAANLGDTIKEESSSSSQDRAKAMIFIRRHLDEALKSEYLTVEDPLALWNALRSRYNHQTTVILPKARYDWTHLRIQDFKSVAEYNSALFRITSQMKLCGDTITEEMLLEKTFSTFHASNMVLQQQYRARGFTEYNQLISVLLVAEQNNELLMKNHNSRPTGSAPFPEVNVASLERNTISSRGNNYKRGRSHKQGRWKGKSKNHGVQFHNQVPRYNPGPSFKNTNRQKGKAHVNTPRNHEGGCHRCGGNGHWARTCRTPKHLVELYQASFKEKGVEINFLDQAKPMETPDPVTNLSGQLNTTHLDATDFINERGNEVYGSD